A single genomic interval of Helianthus annuus cultivar XRQ/B chromosome 13, HanXRQr2.0-SUNRISE, whole genome shotgun sequence harbors:
- the LOC110898165 gene encoding NADPH-dependent aldehyde reductase-like protein, chloroplastic yields MAAETITISPPQTTQFPLQDRVAIVTGGSRGIGKAISLHLASLGAKLVINYNSNSTQANLVVSEINSKSQSQSAISVKADVSDVNQVKYLFDAAQAAFDSPVHILVNAAGVADATYSSISNSSIDEFDKIFAVNTRGAYLCCKEAANLLKQGGGGRIICLTTSLVAALRPGYGAYTASKAAVEAMVKILAKELKGTKITANCVAPGPIATELFYDGKSEEMVNKLVEQIPLARLGVPEDVAPLVGFLASDAGEWVNGQIVRVNGGFV; encoded by the coding sequence ATGGCTGCCGAAACAATCACCATCTCACCACCACAAACCACCCAGTTCCCTCTCCAAGACCGTGTCGCCATCGTCACCGGCGGCTCTCGTGGCATCGGCAAAGCCATCTCTCTCCACCTCGCATCCCTCGGCGCAAAACTCGTAATCAATTACAACTCTAACTCCACTCAAGCCAATCTAGTCGTATCCGAAATCAACTCCAAATCCCAATCCCAATCAGCAATCTCAGTCAAAGCGGATGTTTCCGATGTAAATCAAGTCAAATACCTATTCGATGCAGCTCAAGCCGCATTCGATTCACCGGTGCACATTCTTGTCAACGCCGCGGGTGTTGCAGACGCCACATACAGCTCAATCTCCAACTCTAGCATCGACGAATTCGATAAAATATTCGCGGTTAACACCAGAGGCGCGTACTTATGCTGCAAGGAGGCTGCGAACCTGCTGAAACAAGGTGGCGGAGGGAGGATTATTTGTCTAACGACGTCGTTGGTGGCGGCTTTGAGACCCGGGTATGGGGCGTATACGGCGTCTAAAGCCGCGGTGGAGGCTATGGTGAAGATTCTTGCAAAGGAGTTGAAAGGGACAAAGATTACCGCGAATTGTGTCGCGCCTGGGCCGATCGCGACCGAGTTGTTTTATGATGGGAAAAGTGAGGAGATGGTTAATAAGTTGGTTGAGCAGATTCCCTTGGCGCGATTAGGGGTGCCGGAGGATGTTGCTCCGTTGGTTGGGTTCTTGGCGAGTGATGCGGGAGAGTGGGTTAATGGTCAGATTGTTCGTGTTAACGGTGGATTTGTGTGA